One window of Candidatus Wallbacteria bacterium genomic DNA carries:
- a CDS encoding carbohydrate ABC transporter permease, translated as MESKLKKFSIYLALSGIAFLMVFPFLWTILSSFKPPHEIICIPPTFWPKDFTFDNYKEILKAAHFGRWYLNSLVVAGVVTVSVCFFSSLAGYSLAKFEYPYRNTIFYLILSTMMVPMQMLVIPWYILAIHFKLCDTYLGLIIPGLISAFGIFLMKQFMEGIPNSLIEAARLDGAGEITIFTRIILPLVKPSMAALAIFTFTGNWDSFLWPLIMTNSEVMKTLPVGLNGFAGQYGIEYHIIMAAANLVVIPSIVVFIAMQKQIIQGITLSGLKG; from the coding sequence TCTGGACTATACTGAGTTCTTTCAAGCCTCCGCATGAGATCATCTGCATCCCGCCCACATTCTGGCCCAAGGATTTTACCTTTGACAATTACAAGGAAATCTTGAAAGCAGCCCATTTCGGCAGATGGTATCTGAACAGCCTGGTCGTAGCCGGGGTAGTCACAGTGAGCGTCTGTTTTTTCAGTTCCCTGGCCGGTTATTCTCTGGCCAAATTCGAATATCCTTACAGAAACACCATTTTCTACCTGATCCTCTCCACCATGATGGTGCCCATGCAGATGCTGGTGATACCCTGGTATATCCTGGCAATTCATTTCAAGCTCTGCGATACATATCTTGGGTTGATCATACCCGGCCTGATCAGCGCTTTCGGGATTTTCCTGATGAAGCAGTTCATGGAAGGGATCCCTAATTCACTGATCGAGGCAGCCCGCCTTGATGGAGCTGGTGAAATCACGATCTTCACCAGGATAATACTGCCACTGGTCAAGCCTTCCATGGCTGCGCTGGCCATCTTCACCTTTACAGGCAACTGGGACTCCTTCCTCTGGCCTCTGATCATGACAAACAGCGAAGTCATGAAGACCCTGCCTGTCGGGCTGAACGGATTTGCCGGACAGTACGGGATCGAATACCACATCATCATGGCTGCCGCCAATCTGGTGGTGATCCCGTCGATCGTGGTGTTCATAGCTATGCAGAAGCAGATCATCCAGGGTATAACTCTTTCCGGACTTAAGGGATAA